The nucleotide window GATTCCCGCCTGCGCGGGAATGACAGAAACACTTCGACAGGAGGTTCCATGTCCTTGCCTCTGGAAGATCTCGAACACATCAAGCGGCTGAAGTACGCCTACTGCCGCTGCATCGACACCGCCAACCTCGAGGAGCTGAAAGCGCTGTTCACCGAGGACGCCAGCGTGCGCTACCAGGGCGGCAGCTACCTGTTCGAGGCGCAGGGGCGCGACAAGATCCTGGAGGCGATCGGCTACGCCTTCCATTCACAGGCGATCGCCTTCCACCACGTCAACCACCCGGAGATCGACTTCGTCTCGCCGACCGAAGCGACCGGCACCTGGTACCTCAAGGACTGGTTCCTGGACCTTAAGCACAAGGTCATCACCGACGGCTCGGCGCTGTACAAGGACAGCTACGTCAAGCAGAACGGCAGGTGGCTGATCAAGCGCGCCACCTACTCGCGCATCTTCGAGATCGTGACGCCGGTCGCCGAGGCGCCCAACATCACCGCGCACTACCTG belongs to Nevskiales bacterium and includes:
- a CDS encoding nuclear transport factor 2 family protein translates to MSLPLEDLEHIKRLKYAYCRCIDTANLEELKALFTEDASVRYQGGSYLFEAQGRDKILEAIGYAFHSQAIAFHHVNHPEIDFVSPTEATGTWYLKDWFLDLKHKVITDGSALYKDSYVKQNGRWLIKRATYSRIFEIVTPVAEAPNITAHYLAQHGKPPVG